The Streptomyces sp. DG1A-41 genomic sequence GCGACCATGGTGACGGCGGGCGTCTACCTGATCGTCCGCTCCGGAGCCGTCTTCAACGGCGCCCCGGACGCGCAGCTCGTCGTCACCATCGTCGGTGCCGTCACGCTCCTCTTCGGTGCGATCGTCGGTTGCGCGAAGGACGACATCAAGAAGGCACTGGCCGGCTCGACCATGTCGCAGATCGGCTACATGATCCTCGCCGCGGGCCTCGGCCCCATCGGCTACGTCTTCGCGATCATGCACCTGGTGACGCACGGCTTCTTCAAGGCCGGGCTGTTCCTCGGCGCCGGTTCGGTCATGCACGGCATGAACGACGAGGTGGACATGAGGAGGTACGGCGGCCTGCGGAAGTACATGCCGGTCACCTTCGTCACCTTCGGCCTCGGCTACCTGGCCATCATCGGCTTCCCGGGCCTGTCCGGCTTCTTCTCCAAGGACAAGATCATCGAGGCGGCGTTCGCCAAGGGCGGCACCGAGGGCTGGATCCTCGGCGCCTGCGCCCTGCTCGGCGCGGCCATCACCGCGTACTACATGACGCGCGTGATGCTGATGACGTTCTTCGGTGAGGAGCGCTGGCGCCACGCCCCGACGCCGTCCCCGGCCGAGCCGAGCGCGGAGCCCGCCGCCGAGACGCGCGGCGAGTACACCCCGCCGCACCCGCACGAGTCGCCCAAGGTCATGACGATCCCGATGATCGTGCTGGCCGTCGGGTCGGTGGGCGGCGGTGCGTTCTTCAGCATCGGCGACCGCTTCCTGCACTGGCTGGAGCCCATCACCGGACACGACCACGGCCACCCGCCGATCAGCGCCCTCACGGTCACGCTGGCCACGGTGGCCGTGATGGTCCTCGGTGTCGCCGTCGCCTGGGCGCAGTACGGCCGCCGCCCGGTGCCGGCCGTCGCCCCGCGCGGCTCGCTGCTCACCCGGGCCGCCCGGCGCGACCTGCTCCAGGACGACTTCAACCACGTCGTCCTGGTCCGCGGCGGAGAGCACCTCACGCGGTCCCTGGTCTATGTCGACCACACCCTGGTCGACGGCGTCGTCAACGGCACGGCGGCCTCGGTCGGCGGCCTCTCCGGGCGGATGCGCAGGCTGCAGAACGGCTTCGCCCGCTCCTACGCGGTCTCGATGTTCGGCGGCGCGGCGGTCATCGTCGCCGCGACCCTGCTGATGAGGGCGGTCTGATACCGATGTCCTTTCCTCTGCTGACAGTGACAGCGGCGCTCCCGGCCGTCGGCGCGATCGCCACGGCCGCCGTACCGGCCGCGCAGCGCACCGCCGCCAAGTGGCTGGCGCTGCTCTTCTCGCTCGCCACGCTCGTCCTGGCGATCACCGTCCTGGTGCGCTTCGACCCCGACGGCGAGCGTTACCAGCTCACCGAGTCCCACGCCTGGATCGCGGACTTCGGTGTCCGGTACGAACTGGGTGTGGACGGCATCGCGGTGGCGCTGATCGCGCTGACCGCCCTGCTGATCCCGTTCATCATCCTCGCGGGCTGGCACGACGCCGACCCGCTGGAGACGGGCAGCACCCGGTGGCGGCCGACGCAGGGCTTCTTCGCCCTGATCCTGGCCGTCGAGGCGATGGTGATCCTCTCCTTCGAGGCCACCGACGTCTTCCTCTTCTACATCTTCTTCGAAGCCATGCTGATCCCGATGTACTTCCTCATCGGCGGCTTCGGGGACCGTGCCCACGAGCACGGCGAGAAGACGGCCGCGACGCAACGGTCGTACGCGGCGGTGAAGTTCCTGCTCTACAACCTGGTCGGCGGTCTGATCATGCTGGCCGCGGTGATCGGTCTGTACGTGGTCGCCGGGAACTTCTCGCTCACGGAGATCGCCGAAGCCCGCGCCAACGGCTCGCTCTCCATGGCTACCAGCACCGAACGCTGGCTGTTCCTGGGCTTCTTCTTCGCCTTCGCGGTGAAGGCGCCGCTGTGGCCGCTGCACACCTGGCTGCCCAACGCGATGCAGGAATCCACCGCCCCGGTCGCCGTGCTCATCACGGCGGTCGTCGACAAGGTCGGCACCTTCGCGATGCTCCGCTTCTGCCTCCAGCTGTTCCCGGAGGCCAGCA encodes the following:
- a CDS encoding NADH-quinone oxidoreductase subunit M, which gives rise to MSFPLLTVTAALPAVGAIATAAVPAAQRTAAKWLALLFSLATLVLAITVLVRFDPDGERYQLTESHAWIADFGVRYELGVDGIAVALIALTALLIPFIILAGWHDADPLETGSTRWRPTQGFFALILAVEAMVILSFEATDVFLFYIFFEAMLIPMYFLIGGFGDRAHEHGEKTAATQRSYAAVKFLLYNLVGGLIMLAAVIGLYVVAGNFSLTEIAEARANGSLSMATSTERWLFLGFFFAFAVKAPLWPLHTWLPNAMQESTAPVAVLITAVVDKVGTFAMLRFCLQLFPEASKWATPAILVLALISIIYGALLAVGQRDIKRLIAYASISHFGFIIMGIFAMTSQGQSGATLYMVNHGISTAALMLVAGFLISRRGSRLIADYGGVQKVAPVLAGTFLIGGLATLSLPGLAPFVSEFLVLVGTFARYPVIGIIATFGIVLAALYTLVLYQRTMTGPVKPEVAAMPDLRVRELVVVAPLVVLLIFLGVYPKPVTDIVNPAVRQTMSDVQKKDPQPEVEAAK
- the nuoL gene encoding NADH-quinone oxidoreductase subunit L translates to MENLIALLVAAPLLGAAVLLCGGRRLDAAGHWIGTLLAAVSFVLGLVLFTDMLGQDAEHRVMTQHLFSWIPVEGFQADVAFQLDQLSMTFVLLITGVGSLIHLYSVGYMEHDERRRRFFGYLNLFLAAMLLLVLADNYLLLYVGWEGVGLASYLLIGFWQHKPSAATAAKKAFLVNRVGDMGLSIAIMLMFLWFGTFAFGPVLGSHEEAGLAGAAGEDKLTAIALMLLLAACGKSAQVPLQSWLGDAMEGPTPVSALIHAATMVTAGVYLIVRSGAVFNGAPDAQLVVTIVGAVTLLFGAIVGCAKDDIKKALAGSTMSQIGYMILAAGLGPIGYVFAIMHLVTHGFFKAGLFLGAGSVMHGMNDEVDMRRYGGLRKYMPVTFVTFGLGYLAIIGFPGLSGFFSKDKIIEAAFAKGGTEGWILGACALLGAAITAYYMTRVMLMTFFGEERWRHAPTPSPAEPSAEPAAETRGEYTPPHPHESPKVMTIPMIVLAVGSVGGGAFFSIGDRFLHWLEPITGHDHGHPPISALTVTLATVAVMVLGVAVAWAQYGRRPVPAVAPRGSLLTRAARRDLLQDDFNHVVLVRGGEHLTRSLVYVDHTLVDGVVNGTAASVGGLSGRMRRLQNGFARSYAVSMFGGAAVIVAATLLMRAV